A single genomic interval of Littorina saxatilis isolate snail1 linkage group LG17, US_GU_Lsax_2.0, whole genome shotgun sequence harbors:
- the LOC138952534 gene encoding uncharacterized protein yields MPRPRQVAEVDSPLVAYQRDGNVLGLSGKPLAEYIEKRRLEELEERRRREALQAEERRIAAEREDRRRREERDFELRRIELQNQAEGNRNQNARELGNDAGPGHEKSIKLKLPYLDDKDDLEAYFRQFERVAKISKWDDDDWGARLGCQLKGKAREAYARLSDEEAKVYNTVKAAILEKFQLTSEAYRKKFRGAKKEAGESAKEGLTRIQLYFDRWVELAKREGKAHDPKSLIIMERFLEWLPFEQARFVRERNPINVDEALKHARVYEESRESEHRRAIPNPPKTVHNQPNGGSKPPANVRTDNFRFGNASEGQRSGPSGCFLCGGPHLARQCPKSKPNNKPSSASTITLAAVDVQEPPTVCEKCCNLVFEPQCEATVEGKTVRAIRDTGASAIIVDSEIVPREKYTGEAKRVVLADSRVTRELPIAEVEMRTPFFSGITKVLVMDRPVHPVLIGNVRTDSQNVETGVPLFRARAETCAPVVTRQQEAKSKEKPVKVIPKETLIGQIKPDDLKAEQRNDPDLVKARAVADQKIKTGTRYVWKKDILYRVYSSKDTEYKQVVVPKKFRDEVMGLAHDSPMSGHLGARKTRDRIWRDFFWPGICGDVRRYCASCDACQRSTPKGATRKVPLQKVPLMNTPFERVGVDIIGPILPASARGHRYILTMIDHATRYAEAVPLKDISSETVADALFEMWTRFGLPKEVLTDQGGQFVGGYMTEVNRLLGVKGLRTSPFHAQTNGLTEKLNSTLKSMMKRMCQEQPKEWDKFIPALLFAYREVPQESLMFSPFELLYGREVRGPMQVLRQIWTDDESSEELRTTIGHIVDLSNKIEQTCTLARENLSKASLRHARAYDKNTRQRHLAKGDKVLILLPVKHNKLQLTWKGPYKIVDRVGSCNYRVQMGNKVKVYHANLLKLYVERTASDVPDGAVARSAEPAEEEVAIVMHEMSDSEDGGLNTDKIPLIPLAPKEKWDDVVINAELSVEKQKDLRNLCRSHQKALSDMPGSCQLEECEIKLSTSEPVRVKQYPIPHSQRETIKKEVQTMEKMGVIEPSVSPYSSPVVLTQKRDGTVRFCIDYRKLNKVTEFDSEPIPDAEQIFARLQQAEYFSKLDLSKGYWQVGVKEKDRAKTSFSTPGGQYQWTKMPFGLKTASAIFTRCVRKLLDPLGREDVEFFMDDILIATKTWEQHLEALNAVLARLEEVGLTAKPSKCHLGFRELDYLGHRIGHGKISPDDDKTEKIRRAEKPRTKKEVRSFLGLAGYYRKFVPDFARVSAPLTDLTKKDQPEKIVWTKECETAFTTLKQCLTSKPILILPDNSKQYVLRTDASNEALGAVLLQEQGGNLHPVAYASKKLNSAERNYSTIEKECLGVVWGVKRFEQYLYAEQFVIETDHQPLQYLQKSKTENGRLMRWALQLQQHSFTLKVIPGKDNVGADFLSRANYQ; encoded by the coding sequence GCGAGGAGCGAGACTTCGAACTGCGTCGTATCGAGTTGCAGAATCAAGCTGAAGGCAACCGCAACCAGAACGCTCGCGAGTTAGGCAACGATGCTGGTCCCGGGCATGAGAAATCAATCAAATTGAAGCTACCATATCTGGATGATAAAGATGATCTCGAGGCATACTTTCGTCAGTTCGAAAGGGTAGCAAAAATCTCGAAAtgggatgatgatgattgggGAGCGCGACTAGGCTGCCAACTCAAAGGCAAAGCACGCGAGGCATATGCCAGATTGTCAGATGAAGAGGCAAAGGTCTACAACACGGTAAAGGCCGCTATTCTGGAAAAGTTCCAGCTGACATCAGAGGCGTACCGGAAAAAGTTTAGGGGCGCCAAGAAAGAGGCTGGGGAAAGCGCAAAGGAAGGGTTGACGAGGATTCAACTGTATTTTGACAGGTGGGTGGAGCTAGCAAAGAGAGAGGGTAAAGCACATGACCCAAAAAGTCTGATCATCATGGAAAGGTTTCTAGAATGGCTACCCTTTGAACAAGCTCGGTTCGTGCGGGAGCGTAACCCAATCAATGTCGATGAGGCGCTCAAACACGCGCGCGTGTACGAGGAGTCGCGCGAATCGGAACATCGCCGGGCGATCCCTAATCCACCCAAAACAGTGCATAACCAACCCAACGGTGGATCCAAACCCCCCGCGAACGTGAGAACAGATAACTTCAGGTTCGGCAACGCATCGGAGGGACAGAGGTCGGGTCCCAGCGGTTGTTTTCTATGTGGCGGACCTCACCTGGCGCGTCAGTGTCCTAAGAGCAAACCCAACAATAAGCCTAGCTCTGCATCAACGATCACATTGGCAGCGGTGGACGTTCAGGAACCACCCACAGTATGTGAGAAATGCTGTAACCTCGTGTTTGAGCCGCAGTGTGAAGCTACCGTCGAAGGCAAGACGGTGAGAGCGATAAGGGATACGGGAGCTTCCGCTATCATTGTGGACAGCGAGATAGTTCCGAGAGAGAAGTACACGGGCGAAGCAAAGAGAGTAGTGTTAGCCGATTCCCGTGTGACTAGAGAGCTCCCGATAGCTGAAGTGGAGATGCGAACTCCATTTTTCAGTGGCATTACCAAGGTGTTGGTGATGGATAGGCCGGTGCATCCGGTGTTGATCGGTAACGTGAGGACCGATAGTCAAAATGTCGAGACAGGGGTGCCTTTGTTCCGAGCAAGAGCGGAGACTTGTGCTCCCGTAGTCACTCGACAGCAAGAAGCAAAAAGCAAGGAAAAGCCAGTGAAGGTTATTCCCAAGGAAACTCTGATAGGGCAGATCAAACCTGATGATCTGAAAGCTGAGCAACGAAACGACCCTGACTTGGTCAAGGCTCGCGCGGTCGCAGACCAGAAGATCAAAACAGGGACTCGTTACGTATGGAAGAAGGATATTCTGTACAGGGTCTACTCGTCCAAAGATACAGAATACAAGCAGGTGGTGGTGCCTAAAAAGTTTAGGGACGAAGTGATGGGTTTGGCGCATGATTCACCCATGTCAGGTCACTTAGGCGCTAGGAAAACCAGAGACAGAATCTGGCGAGACTTTttctggccaggcatctgcggAGATGTGAGACGCTACTGTGCATCATGTGATGCCTGCCAAAGAAGTACTCCTAAGGGAGCAACTAGGAAGGTACCCCTCCAGAAAGTCCCGCTGATGAACACCCCTTTCGAACGCGTTGGTGTTGATATCATCGGCCCCATCCTACCTGCTTCGGCGCGGGGGCATCGGTACATCCTTACCATGATCGATCACGCGACTAGGTACGCGGAGGCCGTTCCGCTGAAAGACATCAGCTCAGAGACGGTCGCGGATGCTCTGTTTGAGATGTGGACGCGTTTCGGACTACCCAAAGAAGTGTTGACTGATCAGGGGGGACAGTTTGTAGGTGGATACATGACTGAAGTCAACAGGTTGCTAGGGGTGAAAGGATTGCGCACCAGTCCGTTTCATGCTCAAACCAATGGGTTAACAGAGAAACTGAACTCTACTCTCAAGTCAATGATGAAGCGTATGTGCCAAGAGCAGCCCAAGGAGTGGGATAAATTTATTCCCGCTCTACtgtttgcataccgcgaggtgcCCCAAGAAAGCCTGATGTTCTCTCCGTTCGAACTCTTGTACGGGAGAGAGGTCCGAGGACCCATGCAGGTACTCAGGCAGATTTGGACTGATGACGAGTCCAGTGAAGAGTTGAGGACGACAATAGGTCACATTGTCGATCTCTCGAACAAAATAGAACAAACGTGCACTTTAGCCAGGGAAAACCTGAGCAAAGCCTCGCTCAGACACGCACGGGCGTACGATAAAAACACACGCCAAAGGCACCTGGCAAAGGGTGACAAAGTTTTGATTTTGTTACCAGTGAAGCACAACAAGCTTCAGCTGACTTGGAAAGGACCTTACAAGATAGTTGATAGAGTGGGATCTTGCAACTATAGAGTACAAATGGGAAACAAGGTCAAGGTGTACCACGCCAACTTGCTGAAGTTGTACGTGGAAAGAACCGCGTCGGATGTTCCCGACGGAGCGGTCGCGAGATCGGCGGAacccgcagaagaagaagtagcaATTGTGATGCACGAGATGAGTGATAGCGAAGACGGTGGGCTGAACACCGACAAGATACCACTCATACCTCTCGCTCCAAAAGAAAAGTGGGATGATGTGGTCATTAACGCCGAATTATCTGTGGAAAAGCAGAAAGATTTGCGTAACTTGTGTCGCAGTCACCAGAAAGCTCTGAGTGATATGCCAGGCTCATGCCAGCTAGAAGAATGCGAAATCAAACTGTCTACCTCTGAGCCGGTGCGTGTAAAACAGTACCCAATTCCTCACTCACAGAGGGAAACAATCAAGAAGGAAGTGCAAACTATGGAAAAGATGGGGGTTATCGAACCTAGCGTGTCTCCATATAGCAGTCCGGTGGTACTGACGCAAAAGCGTGACGGTACAGTGAGATTCTGTATAGACTACAGAAAATTGAACAAGGTCACCGAGTTCGATTCTGAGCCAATTCCGGATGCTGAGCAAATCTTTGCTCGTCTGCAGCAGGCAGAGTACTTCTCAAAATTGGATTTGAGTAAGGGTTACTGGCAAGTGGGcgttaaagaaaaagacagagccAAAACCAGCTTCTCTACTCCAGGGGGCCAGTACCAGTGGACAAAAATGCCATTTGGACTGAAAACGGCCAGTGCCATATTCACTAGGTGTGTCAGAAAACTGCTCGATCCGTTAGGCAGGGAGGACGTAGAATTCTTCATGGATGACATCCTGATAGCAACCAAAACCTGGGAACAACATCTGGAGGCTTTGAACGCAGTGTTGGCGAGGCTTGAGGAGGTCGGCCTCACCGCCAAACCCTCCAAGTGTCACCTAGGATTCCGCGAACTTGACTACCTCGGTCACCGGATCGGTCATGGGAAAATAAGCCCAGACGATGACAAAACCGAGAAAATCAGAAGGGCGGAAAAACCTCGTACAAAGAAAGAGGTGCGTTCTTTCTTGGGCCTAGCGGGGTATTACCGGAAGTTTGTGCCTGACTTTGCTCGCGTGAGTGCGCCCCTCACAGACCTCACAAAGAAAGATCAGCCAGAGAAGATAGTCTGGACCAAAGAGTGTGAAACTGCTTTCACGACTCTGAAACAGTGTCTGACCAGCAAACCCATTCTGATACTGCCGGACAATAGCAAACAGTACGTGTTACGTACAGACGCATCCAACGAAGCGTTAGGAGCAGTTCTACTGCAAGAGCAAGGTGGCAACTTGCACCCGGTGGCTTACGCAAGCAAAAAACTGAACAGCGCCGAAAGAAACTACTCGACCATAGAAAAGGAGTGTCTCGGGGTGGTTTGGGGAGTGAAAAGATTCGAGCAGTATTTGTACGCCGAGCAGTTCGTGATTGAAACTGATCACCAACCACTCCAGTACTTGCAGAAGTCAAAAACTGAAAACGGCAGGCTTATGAGATGGGCTTTGCAGCTCCAGCAACACTCTTTCACCCTCAAAGTGATTCCAGGCAAAGACAATGTCGGAGCTGACTTTTTGAGCAGAGCCAATTATCAATAG